One segment of Neodiprion fabricii isolate iyNeoFabr1 chromosome 1, iyNeoFabr1.1, whole genome shotgun sequence DNA contains the following:
- the LOC124179722 gene encoding synaptic vesicle glycoprotein 2C-like isoform X1 → MDDPRVNGKRWSPSKIAIGNFTAGLEPQPQLYTIEKSERPKDESVEFDRAITLCGYGKYHYELVLLCGLIFMSAGFQNGLNAYILPSAACDLQLSSEEKGLLNVAFLAGGTSSAMLWGIIADVFGRKNILLGTLIADGTITIISSLSQSFQTLFVFRFLNGFVIGAPGCLVFSYLGEFHAEKQRAKSICYVGFFFTLAWLVLPGLAWAIIPMTFELRINGLQFNSWRLFVALVGIPTVISGILLIRFPESPKFLVSQGKSKEALKILRGIFVANTSHSIHDYPVKTLLANDTAIVNEEASIEKSIFGITQLLQSIWKQICYLFTPPLLKYAVLFSIMLFANMFGYYGLGLWLPELFNRFETYYKLHPNTTVTVCELATFSVPANPLAEAITQTQNVILVGNSTASDDILKGIPCSGTIDEQVFVNTLTVNAVSLLGNVASGYLADRLGRRTMPVGTMVFAGVFGCSIYFLRSASQNLIVACLFSTFIATGNTVLNSVIVDIFPTHVSAMAICLATLSGRIGAIASNLLFGLLLDINCGVPIFLVGGVVIFGGLLGFLIPNKGVITDKYCDNNMAVASA, encoded by the exons AAAAATCGGAAAGGCCGAAGGATGAATCTGTAGAATTCGACAGGGCGATTACACTATGTG GATACGGAAAATATCACTACGAGCTCGTCCTTCTCTGCGGCTTGATCTTCATGTCAGCTGGGTTTCAGAATGGTCTGAATGCCTACATACTGCCATCAGCAGCATGCGACCTCCAATTGTCATCGGAGGAAAAGGGACTGCTTAACGTAGCTTTTTTGGCCG GTGGAACTTCGAGCGCTATGCTGTGGGGTATCATCGCCGACGTATTTGGCAGGAAGAATATTTTGCTGGGCACTTTAATCGCCGATGGAACCATCACCATCATATCAAGCCTCTCGCAGAGCTTTCAAACTCTTTTTGTCTTCCGATTTCTCAACGGCTTCGT TATTGGCGCACCTGGATGTCTCGTATTTTCATACCTGGGTGAATTCCACGCGGAGAAACAACGCGCGAAAAGCATATGCTACGTCGGTTTCTTCTTCACTTTGGCTTGGCTGGTGCTTCCAG GATTGGCTTGGGCGATAATACCGATGACCTTCGAGCTTCGAATCAACGGTCTGCAGTTCAATTCCTGGCGATTGTTCGTCGCCCTTGTCGGTATCCCGACCGTAATCAGCGGCATTCTGCTTATACGATTCCCGGAGAGTCCAAAGTTCCTAGTTTCCCAAGGGAAGTCTAAGGAAGCCTTGAAAATTCTGCGTGGTATATTCGTTGCGAATACTAGTCACAGCATTCACGATTATCCG GTGAAAACACTCCTGGCTAACGATACGGCGATCGTGAACGAGGAAGCCAGCATCGAGAAGAGCATATTCGGCATTACCCAACTTCTGCAAAGCATCTGGAAGCAGATTTGCTACCTCTTCACGCCTCCGCTCCTCAAGTACGCGGTTCTCTTCTCGATCATGCTCTTCGCCAACATGTTCGG GTACTACGGCCTTGGTCTGTGGCTGCCGGAGCTGTTCAACCGCTTCGAGACGTACTACAAGCTGCACCCGAACACGACCGTGACCGTCTGCGAATTGGCCACCTTCTCGGTCCCGGCAAATCCGTTGGCCGAAGCGATAACCCAGACGCAAAACGTCATCCTCGTAGGAAACAGCACCGCCTCGGACGACATCCTTAAGGGAATCCCCTGCAGCGGGACCATCGACGAGCAGGTCTTCGTCAACACGTTGACGGTGAACGCGGTGAGCCTCCTGGGTAACGTGGCTTCCGGCTACCTCGCCGATCGCCTTGGCCGACGAACGATGCCAG TTGGCACGATGGTGTTCGCCGGTGTCTTCGGCTGCTCGATATACTTCCTCAGATCGGCATCCCAGAACCTGATCGTCGCCTGCCTCTTCTCGACTTTCATAGCGACTGGTAACACGGTCCTGAACAGCGTGATCGTTGACATTTTTCCGACGCACGTCAGCGCGATGGCTATTTGTTTGGCTACGTTGTCGGGAAGAATCGGCGCCATCGCCAGCAATCTCCTCTTCGGTTTACTCCTCGACATTAACTGCGGTGTCCCGATATTCCTCGTTGGGGGTGTAGTCATAT TTGGCGGACTGTTGGGCTTTCTTATACCGAACAAAGGAGTAATAACGGATAAATATTGTGACAATAATATGGCCGTTGCATCGGCCTAG
- the LOC124179722 gene encoding synaptic vesicle glycoprotein 2C-like isoform X2: MSGTCLFPKSLVTMDTEEKWHICYTEKSERPKDESVEFDRAITLCGYGKYHYELVLLCGLIFMSAGFQNGLNAYILPSAACDLQLSSEEKGLLNVAFLAGGTSSAMLWGIIADVFGRKNILLGTLIADGTITIISSLSQSFQTLFVFRFLNGFVIGAPGCLVFSYLGEFHAEKQRAKSICYVGFFFTLAWLVLPGLAWAIIPMTFELRINGLQFNSWRLFVALVGIPTVISGILLIRFPESPKFLVSQGKSKEALKILRGIFVANTSHSIHDYPVKTLLANDTAIVNEEASIEKSIFGITQLLQSIWKQICYLFTPPLLKYAVLFSIMLFANMFGYYGLGLWLPELFNRFETYYKLHPNTTVTVCELATFSVPANPLAEAITQTQNVILVGNSTASDDILKGIPCSGTIDEQVFVNTLTVNAVSLLGNVASGYLADRLGRRTMPVGTMVFAGVFGCSIYFLRSASQNLIVACLFSTFIATGNTVLNSVIVDIFPTHVSAMAICLATLSGRIGAIASNLLFGLLLDINCGVPIFLVGGVVIFGGLLGFLIPNKGVITDKYCDNNMAVASA, encoded by the exons ATGTCGGGAACTTGTCTCTTCCCTAAAAGTCTCGTCACAATGGACACGGAAGAAAAATGGCACATCTGTTACACTG AAAAATCGGAAAGGCCGAAGGATGAATCTGTAGAATTCGACAGGGCGATTACACTATGTG GATACGGAAAATATCACTACGAGCTCGTCCTTCTCTGCGGCTTGATCTTCATGTCAGCTGGGTTTCAGAATGGTCTGAATGCCTACATACTGCCATCAGCAGCATGCGACCTCCAATTGTCATCGGAGGAAAAGGGACTGCTTAACGTAGCTTTTTTGGCCG GTGGAACTTCGAGCGCTATGCTGTGGGGTATCATCGCCGACGTATTTGGCAGGAAGAATATTTTGCTGGGCACTTTAATCGCCGATGGAACCATCACCATCATATCAAGCCTCTCGCAGAGCTTTCAAACTCTTTTTGTCTTCCGATTTCTCAACGGCTTCGT TATTGGCGCACCTGGATGTCTCGTATTTTCATACCTGGGTGAATTCCACGCGGAGAAACAACGCGCGAAAAGCATATGCTACGTCGGTTTCTTCTTCACTTTGGCTTGGCTGGTGCTTCCAG GATTGGCTTGGGCGATAATACCGATGACCTTCGAGCTTCGAATCAACGGTCTGCAGTTCAATTCCTGGCGATTGTTCGTCGCCCTTGTCGGTATCCCGACCGTAATCAGCGGCATTCTGCTTATACGATTCCCGGAGAGTCCAAAGTTCCTAGTTTCCCAAGGGAAGTCTAAGGAAGCCTTGAAAATTCTGCGTGGTATATTCGTTGCGAATACTAGTCACAGCATTCACGATTATCCG GTGAAAACACTCCTGGCTAACGATACGGCGATCGTGAACGAGGAAGCCAGCATCGAGAAGAGCATATTCGGCATTACCCAACTTCTGCAAAGCATCTGGAAGCAGATTTGCTACCTCTTCACGCCTCCGCTCCTCAAGTACGCGGTTCTCTTCTCGATCATGCTCTTCGCCAACATGTTCGG GTACTACGGCCTTGGTCTGTGGCTGCCGGAGCTGTTCAACCGCTTCGAGACGTACTACAAGCTGCACCCGAACACGACCGTGACCGTCTGCGAATTGGCCACCTTCTCGGTCCCGGCAAATCCGTTGGCCGAAGCGATAACCCAGACGCAAAACGTCATCCTCGTAGGAAACAGCACCGCCTCGGACGACATCCTTAAGGGAATCCCCTGCAGCGGGACCATCGACGAGCAGGTCTTCGTCAACACGTTGACGGTGAACGCGGTGAGCCTCCTGGGTAACGTGGCTTCCGGCTACCTCGCCGATCGCCTTGGCCGACGAACGATGCCAG TTGGCACGATGGTGTTCGCCGGTGTCTTCGGCTGCTCGATATACTTCCTCAGATCGGCATCCCAGAACCTGATCGTCGCCTGCCTCTTCTCGACTTTCATAGCGACTGGTAACACGGTCCTGAACAGCGTGATCGTTGACATTTTTCCGACGCACGTCAGCGCGATGGCTATTTGTTTGGCTACGTTGTCGGGAAGAATCGGCGCCATCGCCAGCAATCTCCTCTTCGGTTTACTCCTCGACATTAACTGCGGTGTCCCGATATTCCTCGTTGGGGGTGTAGTCATAT TTGGCGGACTGTTGGGCTTTCTTATACCGAACAAAGGAGTAATAACGGATAAATATTGTGACAATAATATGGCCGTTGCATCGGCCTAG